In the genome of Angustibacter luteus, one region contains:
- a CDS encoding LytTR family DNA-binding domain-containing protein: MVDAPPGALSALVVDDEEPALAELAYLLGQDERVSAIRTANSGPGALRLLDSAAVDVVFCDIAMPGLDGLDLARVLARFARRPQVVFVTAYDQHAVDAFDLRATDYVMKPVRAERLREAVRRVVEARDGAPEPVEDDETIAVELGGVTRFVQRSQVRYVEAHGDYARLHTTAGSHLLRIPLATLEERWGTAGFVRIHRSTLVALQHVDEVRSDGGRYTVRLGDDELAVSRRHTRELRDRLIRSARPGRPDPR, from the coding sequence ATGGTGGACGCACCCCCCGGCGCCCTGTCCGCACTCGTCGTGGACGACGAGGAGCCTGCGCTCGCCGAGCTGGCCTACCTGCTCGGTCAGGACGAGCGGGTCAGCGCCATCCGCACGGCCAACAGCGGCCCCGGCGCCCTACGACTGCTCGACAGCGCGGCCGTCGACGTGGTGTTCTGCGACATCGCCATGCCCGGGCTGGACGGGCTGGACCTGGCGCGAGTCCTGGCCCGGTTCGCCCGCCGTCCCCAGGTCGTCTTCGTGACCGCCTACGACCAGCACGCGGTCGACGCCTTCGACCTGCGGGCCACCGACTACGTGATGAAGCCGGTCCGCGCGGAGCGGTTGCGCGAGGCCGTCCGCCGGGTCGTGGAGGCCCGTGACGGCGCGCCCGAGCCGGTCGAGGACGACGAGACGATCGCGGTCGAGCTCGGCGGGGTGACCCGCTTCGTGCAGCGCTCGCAGGTCCGCTACGTCGAAGCGCACGGGGACTACGCCCGGTTGCACACGACCGCCGGCAGCCACCTGCTGCGGATCCCGCTCGCCACCCTGGAGGAGCGTTGGGGCACAGCGGGTTTCGTCCGCATCCACCGCAGCACCCTGGTGGCCCTGCAGCACGTCGACGAGGTGCGCTCGGACGGCGGTCGCTACACCGTCCGGCTCGGGGACGACGAGCTCGCGGTCAGCCGGCGGCACACCCGCGAGCTGCGCGACCGGTTGATCCGGTCCGCCCGGCCCGGGCGACCGGACCCCCGGTGA
- a CDS encoding cation acetate symporter yields the protein MGEPQVASLVAVVLVSVATIAVGAFGLRMSRTTSDFYVASRAVSPRWNASAIGGEYLSAASFLGVAGLVLVAGTDMLWFPVGYTAGYLVLLVLVAAPLRRSGAYTLPDFAEGRLESREVRRAASVLVVGIGWLYLVPQLQGAGIALSAVTGAPLWMGAALVAIVVVLNVVAGGMRSITFVQAFQYWLKLTAIAVPMFFILLVWRGDGAPSPATAEWIRPLGGASGRDHPLYSTYSIVLALFFGTMGLPHVLVRFYTNPDGRAARRTTLVVIALLGAFYLFPPMYGALGRIYAPDLVVTGRADTVVLLLPQRVIPGIGGDLLSALTTAGAFAAFLSTSSGLVMSVSGVLHQDLLSRWQRGGGRSSWRRRPESLRGFRTATALSVLVPFTLSLFAGSLSLADTVGLAFAVAASTFCPLLVLGIWWRGLTRVGALTGLAVGGGLASIAVLVTMIGGTRAGWSGALLAQPAAWTVPLAFAVMVGVSLATPRTVPPHVARTMVRLHAPESVDVDRSSR from the coding sequence GTGGGCGAACCGCAGGTGGCCTCCCTGGTCGCGGTGGTGCTGGTGTCGGTCGCGACCATCGCCGTCGGCGCGTTCGGGCTGCGGATGTCGCGCACCACCAGCGACTTCTACGTCGCCAGCCGCGCCGTCTCGCCCCGGTGGAACGCCTCGGCCATCGGCGGCGAGTACCTCTCTGCCGCAAGCTTTCTCGGCGTCGCCGGCCTGGTGCTGGTCGCCGGCACGGACATGCTGTGGTTCCCCGTCGGCTACACCGCGGGCTACCTGGTGCTGCTCGTGCTGGTCGCGGCACCGTTGCGCCGGTCCGGGGCGTACACGCTGCCGGACTTCGCCGAGGGACGCCTGGAGTCTCGGGAGGTGCGGCGTGCGGCGTCCGTCCTGGTCGTCGGGATCGGCTGGCTCTACCTCGTTCCCCAGCTGCAGGGGGCCGGCATCGCGCTCAGTGCCGTGACCGGGGCACCGCTGTGGATGGGCGCCGCGCTGGTGGCGATCGTGGTGGTGCTCAACGTGGTGGCCGGCGGGATGCGGTCCATCACCTTCGTCCAGGCCTTCCAGTACTGGCTGAAGCTGACCGCGATCGCGGTGCCGATGTTCTTCATCCTGCTGGTCTGGCGCGGGGACGGCGCCCCCTCCCCGGCGACGGCCGAGTGGATCCGGCCGCTGGGCGGGGCCTCCGGCCGCGACCACCCGCTGTACTCGACGTACTCGATCGTGCTGGCCCTGTTCTTCGGGACGATGGGGCTGCCGCACGTGCTGGTTCGCTTCTACACCAACCCCGACGGCCGGGCCGCGCGACGCACGACGCTCGTGGTGATCGCGCTGCTCGGTGCCTTCTACCTGTTCCCGCCGATGTACGGCGCGCTCGGCCGCATCTACGCTCCCGACCTCGTCGTGACCGGCCGCGCCGACACGGTCGTCCTCCTCCTCCCGCAACGGGTCATCCCCGGGATCGGTGGGGACCTGCTCAGCGCCCTGACCACCGCGGGGGCGTTCGCGGCGTTCCTGTCGACGTCGTCCGGGCTGGTCATGTCGGTCTCCGGCGTGCTGCACCAGGACCTCCTCTCGCGGTGGCAGCGCGGCGGTGGGCGCTCCTCCTGGCGGCGACGTCCCGAGTCCCTGCGCGGGTTCCGCACCGCCACCGCGCTCTCGGTCCTGGTGCCGTTCACGCTGTCGCTGTTCGCCGGGTCGCTGAGCCTGGCGGACACCGTGGGGCTCGCGTTCGCCGTCGCCGCCTCGACCTTCTGCCCCCTGCTGGTGCTCGGCATCTGGTGGCGCGGCCTGACCCGGGTCGGCGCCCTCACCGGGCTCGCCGTGGGCGGGGGCCTGGCCAGCATCGCGGTCCTGGTCACCATGATCGGCGGGACCCGCGCCGGCTGGAGCGGCGCCCTGCTTGCCCAGCCCGCCGCGTGGACGGTGCCGCTGGCGTTCGCCGTGATGGTCGGGGTCTCGCTGGCCACCCCGCGGACCGTGCCGCCGCACGTCGCCCGGACGATGGTCCGGCTGCACGCCCCCGAGAGCGTGGACGTCGACCGCTCGTCGCGCTGA
- a CDS encoding DUF485 domain-containing protein, giving the protein MSSTDQQDGGGGTTSYIAVQDSPEFAHLRRTFRTFVFPMTALFLVWYFVYVLLSTYAPDFMSHKVFGNITTGLLFGLGQFVSTFAITMIYRSWADKKFDPAAAELAERVLAHPDHEDGSR; this is encoded by the coding sequence GTGAGCAGCACCGACCAGCAAGACGGGGGAGGCGGGACGACGAGCTACATCGCCGTCCAGGACTCGCCAGAGTTCGCCCACCTGCGGCGCACCTTCCGCACCTTCGTGTTCCCCATGACCGCACTGTTCCTGGTCTGGTACTTCGTCTACGTCCTGCTGTCGACCTACGCACCGGACTTCATGTCGCACAAGGTGTTCGGCAACATCACGACCGGCCTGCTGTTCGGACTCGGGCAGTTCGTCTCGACGTTCGCGATCACGATGATCTACCGCAGCTGGGCGGACAAGAAGTTCGACCCGGCCGCCGCCGAGCTGGCCGAGCGGGTCCTCGCCCACCCTGACCACGAGGACGGTTCCCGATGA
- a CDS encoding cation acetate symporter, which yields MNAAAMDGAVLRAADTPGSPGVNITIFAIFVAVTLGIVFRASRNNKSAADYYAAGRSFTGPQNGIAISGDYLSAASFLGIAGAIAINGYDGFLYSIGFLVAWLVALLLVAELLRNTGRFTMADVLSFRLRQRPIRMAAAISTLVVSFFYLLAQMAGAGGLVALLLGVDGKTGQGIVIAVVGVIMVLYVLIGGMKGTTWVQIVKAVLLVIGAGVMTIWVLSKYGFNLSDLLGAAVEKSAKGEGILSPGLQYGKTDTSKLDFISLSLALVLGTAGLPHVLMRFYTVPSAKEARRSVVWAIWIIGIFYLFTLVIGYGAAALVGPKTIAAAPGKANSAAPLLAFELGGTLFLGLISAIAFATILAVVAGLTITASASFAHDIYANVIKNGEVNPDAEVKVARRAAMVIGVCAIIGGIFAIGQNVAFLVALAFAIAASANLPTILYSLFWKRFNTRGALWSMYGGLISAVVLIIFSPVVSGKPADPVTGKSLSMITDTSIDFHWFPLDNPGLVSIPLAFFLGWIATLTSKESSSREKYAEMEVRSLTGAGAEKAVIH from the coding sequence ATGAACGCCGCCGCGATGGACGGCGCCGTGCTGCGCGCCGCGGACACCCCTGGTAGTCCCGGGGTCAACATCACCATCTTCGCCATCTTTGTCGCCGTGACCCTCGGCATCGTTTTCCGGGCCTCGCGCAACAACAAGAGCGCTGCGGACTACTACGCGGCCGGCCGCTCCTTCACCGGCCCGCAGAACGGCATCGCGATCTCCGGCGACTACCTCTCTGCCGCCAGCTTCCTGGGCATCGCCGGCGCCATCGCGATCAACGGCTACGACGGCTTCCTGTACTCGATCGGCTTCCTGGTCGCGTGGCTGGTCGCCCTGCTGCTGGTCGCCGAGCTGCTGCGCAACACGGGCCGGTTCACCATGGCCGACGTCCTGTCGTTCCGGTTGCGGCAGAGGCCGATCCGGATGGCCGCGGCGATCAGCACGCTGGTCGTCAGCTTCTTCTACCTGCTGGCCCAGATGGCCGGCGCCGGTGGCCTCGTCGCGCTGCTCCTGGGCGTCGACGGCAAGACCGGCCAGGGCATCGTCATCGCCGTCGTCGGCGTGATCATGGTGCTGTACGTCCTGATCGGTGGCATGAAGGGCACCACCTGGGTGCAGATCGTCAAGGCGGTCCTGCTGGTGATCGGTGCCGGCGTCATGACGATCTGGGTGCTCAGCAAGTACGGCTTCAACCTGTCGGACCTGCTGGGCGCGGCCGTCGAGAAGAGCGCCAAGGGCGAGGGGATCCTCAGCCCGGGCCTGCAGTACGGCAAGACCGACACCTCGAAGCTGGACTTCATCTCGCTGTCGTTGGCCCTGGTGCTCGGCACCGCCGGCCTCCCGCACGTGCTGATGCGGTTCTACACCGTGCCCTCGGCCAAGGAGGCCCGGCGCAGCGTGGTCTGGGCGATCTGGATCATCGGCATCTTCTACCTGTTCACCCTGGTGATCGGGTACGGCGCCGCCGCCCTGGTGGGCCCGAAGACGATCGCCGCAGCCCCGGGCAAGGCCAACTCGGCGGCGCCACTGCTCGCGTTCGAGCTCGGCGGCACCCTGTTCCTCGGCCTGATATCCGCGATCGCGTTCGCCACGATCCTGGCGGTGGTCGCCGGGCTCACCATCACGGCCAGCGCCTCGTTCGCCCACGACATCTACGCCAACGTGATCAAGAACGGCGAAGTCAACCCGGACGCCGAGGTCAAGGTCGCCCGCCGCGCCGCGATGGTGATCGGGGTGTGCGCGATCATCGGCGGCATCTTCGCCATCGGGCAGAACGTGGCCTTCCTGGTGGCGCTCGCGTTCGCGATCGCGGCGAGCGCCAACCTGCCGACCATCCTCTACTCGCTGTTCTGGAAGAGGTTCAACACCAGGGGCGCGCTGTGGTCGATGTACGGCGGCCTGATCTCGGCCGTCGTCCTGATCATCTTCTCGCCGGTCGTGTCCGGGAAGCCGGCCGACCCGGTGACCGGCAAGAGCCTGTCGATGATCACGGACACCTCGATCGACTTCCACTGGTTCCCGCTGGACAACCCTGGTCTCGTCTCGATCCCGCTGGCCTTCTTCCTCGGCTGGATCGCCACGCTGACCAGCAAGGAGAGCTCGAGCCGCGAGAAGTACGCCGAGATGGAGGTCCGCTCGCTCACCGGGGCCGGCGCCGAGAAGGCGGTCATCCACTAG
- a CDS encoding HAD family acid phosphatase, translating to MTRRLRMTALAGALALGLVGGGVALADTPSPAITTFTPRSEAQITNIDVLRQQIRNYYGDPLGTGVFAADGNYAKEATGVAKSGTRYLSGGQHGPHGKASTSHARKAILLDVDDTTLATWNYEIVSNWAYNPTTNADYVNGQKFPAVPGMVGLVKYAADHGYAVFYLTGRPTTQEAATLGNLTSDGVGVDAGYPAPTTLPNGEDGLFTKPAVADYPGYLKTACVNDPDGKCTTIHYKSATRAHIESLGYDIVANFGDQYSDLKGGYADRTFKLPNPNYFLP from the coding sequence ATGACCCGACGGCTACGGATGACGGCTCTGGCCGGCGCACTCGCGCTGGGCCTGGTCGGCGGCGGAGTGGCGCTCGCCGACACGCCCTCCCCCGCGATCACCACCTTCACGCCGCGCTCCGAAGCGCAGATCACGAACATCGACGTGCTGCGCCAGCAGATCCGCAACTACTACGGCGACCCGCTGGGCACCGGCGTCTTCGCCGCGGACGGCAACTACGCCAAGGAGGCCACCGGCGTGGCCAAGTCCGGCACGCGCTACCTGTCCGGGGGCCAGCACGGACCGCACGGCAAGGCGTCGACGTCGCACGCCAGGAAGGCGATCCTGCTGGACGTCGACGACACCACCCTGGCGACCTGGAACTACGAGATCGTCAGCAACTGGGCGTACAACCCGACCACGAACGCCGACTACGTGAACGGCCAGAAGTTCCCCGCCGTGCCGGGCATGGTCGGCCTGGTGAAGTACGCCGCCGACCACGGGTACGCGGTCTTCTACCTGACCGGACGCCCGACCACCCAGGAGGCCGCGACGCTCGGCAACCTGACCTCGGACGGCGTGGGCGTGGACGCGGGCTACCCCGCCCCGACCACGTTGCCGAACGGCGAGGACGGCCTGTTCACCAAGCCGGCCGTGGCCGACTACCCGGGCTACCTGAAGACCGCCTGCGTGAACGACCCGGACGGCAAGTGCACGACGATCCACTACAAGTCCGCGACCCGGGCGCACATCGAGTCGCTCGGCTACGACATCGTCGCGAACTTCGGCGACCAGTACAGCGACCTCAAGGGCGGGTACGCCGACCGCACCTTCAAGCTGCCGAACCCGAACTACTTCCTGCCCTGA
- the acs gene encoding acetate--CoA ligase: MSSETPSTSLENLSREDRRFPPSEEFSAQAVATSELYDRAAADREGFWAEQARELLSWSTDFTQTLDWSNAPFAKWFVGGELNVAYNCTDRHVEAGHGDRVALHFEGEPGDTRTLTYAELTAAVKQAANALTDLGVGEGDRVAIYLPMIPEAVISMLACARIGAPHSVVFGGFSAEALHSRIEDAQAKLVITSDGGYRRGKPAALKPAVDGALAKGSESVEHVLVVRRTGQDVEWTDGRDVWWHDVVDSASAEHEAQPMDAEHPLFILYTSGTTGKPKGILHTSGGYLTQATYTHRNVFDLKPETDVYWCTADIGWVTGHSYIVYGPLSNGATQVIYEGTPDTPHQGRWWEIVAKYGVSILYTAPTAIRTFMKWGEQIPAEHDLTSLRVLGSVGEPINPEAWVWYRRVIGGDRTPVVDTWWQTETGAIMISPLPGVTTAKPGSAQVPLPGISADVLDDEGHPVPNGSGGYLVLTEPWPSMLRGIWGDDERYKETYWSRFEHMYFAGDGAKKDDDGDLWLLGRVDDVMNISGHRLSTTEIESALVSHPKVAEAAVVGAADDTTGQAVCAFVILRGNAEQGDDIVTELRNHVAQEIGPIAKPRQIMVVAELPKTRSGKIMRRLLKDVAENREVGDVTTLADNTVMDLIKSGMTGSSED, from the coding sequence ATGTCGAGCGAGACCCCGAGCACCAGCCTGGAGAACCTCAGCCGCGAGGACCGCCGGTTCCCGCCGAGCGAGGAGTTCAGCGCCCAGGCCGTGGCCACCAGCGAGCTGTACGACCGGGCCGCCGCCGACCGCGAGGGCTTCTGGGCCGAGCAGGCCCGCGAGCTGCTCAGCTGGAGCACCGACTTCACCCAGACCCTCGACTGGTCCAACGCGCCCTTCGCGAAGTGGTTCGTCGGCGGCGAGCTCAACGTCGCCTACAACTGCACCGACCGGCACGTCGAGGCCGGGCACGGCGACCGGGTCGCGCTGCACTTCGAGGGTGAGCCCGGCGACACCCGCACCCTCACCTACGCCGAGCTGACCGCGGCGGTCAAGCAGGCCGCCAACGCGCTCACCGACCTCGGCGTCGGCGAGGGCGACCGGGTCGCGATCTACCTGCCGATGATCCCCGAGGCCGTGATCTCGATGCTGGCCTGCGCCCGGATCGGCGCGCCGCACAGCGTCGTGTTCGGCGGCTTCAGCGCGGAGGCGCTGCACAGCCGGATCGAGGACGCCCAGGCCAAGCTCGTCATCACCAGCGACGGCGGCTACCGGCGCGGCAAGCCCGCGGCGCTCAAGCCGGCCGTGGACGGTGCCCTCGCCAAGGGCTCGGAGAGCGTCGAGCACGTGCTCGTCGTCCGGCGCACCGGTCAGGACGTCGAGTGGACCGACGGGCGCGACGTGTGGTGGCACGACGTGGTCGACTCCGCGAGCGCCGAGCACGAGGCGCAGCCGATGGACGCCGAGCACCCGCTGTTCATCCTCTACACCTCAGGCACGACCGGGAAGCCGAAGGGCATCCTGCACACCAGCGGTGGCTACCTGACCCAGGCCACGTACACCCACCGCAACGTCTTCGACCTGAAGCCCGAGACGGACGTCTACTGGTGCACGGCCGACATCGGCTGGGTCACCGGCCACAGCTACATCGTCTACGGCCCGCTGAGCAACGGCGCGACCCAGGTGATCTACGAGGGGACGCCGGACACGCCGCACCAGGGTCGCTGGTGGGAGATCGTCGCCAAGTACGGCGTGAGCATCCTCTACACGGCGCCGACGGCGATCCGCACCTTCATGAAGTGGGGCGAGCAGATCCCGGCCGAGCACGACCTGACCTCGCTGCGGGTCCTGGGCAGCGTCGGTGAGCCGATCAACCCCGAGGCGTGGGTCTGGTACCGCCGGGTCATCGGCGGCGACCGCACGCCGGTGGTGGACACCTGGTGGCAGACCGAGACGGGCGCGATCATGATCAGCCCGCTGCCCGGCGTCACGACCGCCAAGCCCGGCTCGGCGCAGGTGCCGCTGCCCGGGATCAGCGCCGACGTCCTGGACGACGAGGGGCACCCGGTGCCCAACGGCAGTGGCGGCTACCTGGTGCTGACCGAGCCGTGGCCGTCGATGCTGCGCGGGATCTGGGGTGACGACGAGCGGTACAAGGAGACGTACTGGTCGCGCTTCGAGCACATGTACTTCGCCGGGGACGGCGCCAAGAAGGACGACGACGGGGACCTGTGGCTGCTCGGCCGGGTGGACGACGTCATGAACATCTCGGGCCACCGGCTGTCCACGACGGAGATCGAGTCGGCCCTGGTGTCGCACCCGAAGGTCGCCGAGGCCGCGGTCGTGGGGGCCGCCGACGACACCACCGGTCAGGCGGTCTGCGCGTTCGTGATCCTGCGCGGCAACGCGGAGCAGGGCGATGACATCGTCACCGAGCTGCGCAACCACGTCGCGCAGGAGATCGGCCCGATCGCCAAGCCGCGCCAGATCATGGTCGTCGCCGAGCTGCCCAAGACGCGCTCGGGCAAGATCATGCGCCGGCTGCTCAAGGACGTCGCGGAGAACCGCGAGGTCGGCGACGTCACCACACTGGCGGACAACACCGTGATGGACCTGATCAAGTCCGGGATGACGGGGTCGAGCGAGGACTGA
- a CDS encoding MerR family transcriptional regulator, with amino-acid sequence MTSQTIAEVAEHCGLTAHTLRYYERDGLLLRPVPRTSSGHRAYGAYDVRWIELVTRLRATGMPIREVKAYTELVRAGDGNESERLALLRAHRDRVLAQLAEVTSHLGAIDAKIGIYQDRIDQPGAPVRATA; translated from the coding sequence ATGACCAGCCAGACCATCGCCGAGGTCGCCGAGCACTGCGGCCTGACCGCGCACACCCTTCGCTACTACGAGCGCGACGGGCTCCTCCTGCGACCGGTTCCGCGCACGTCGTCCGGGCACCGCGCGTACGGCGCCTACGACGTCCGCTGGATCGAGCTGGTCACCCGGCTGCGGGCCACCGGGATGCCGATCCGCGAGGTCAAGGCGTACACCGAGCTGGTGCGGGCCGGCGACGGCAACGAGTCCGAACGACTGGCGCTGCTGCGAGCGCACCGCGACCGGGTCCTGGCCCAGCTGGCCGAGGTCACCTCCCACCTGGGCGCCATCGACGCGAAGATCGGCATCTACCAGGACCGGATCGACCAGCCCGGGGCTCCGGTTCGCGCCACCGCTTGA
- a CDS encoding aldo/keto reductase encodes MSNHSLTTRTLGDAAHGSDLTVSALGLGCMGMSEFYGTTDEPEAVRTLERAVDLGVTFFDTADMYGPFTNEQLVGRVLAPHRDRVVLATKFGNVRDAEDPTKRWVDGSPDYVRQACDASLQRLGVDHVDLYYQHRVDKSTPIEETVGAMAELVQAGKVRRLGLSEASAETIRRAHAVHPITALQTEYSLWTRHVESQILPTLRELGIGLVPYSPLGRGFLTGAITSADQLDASDFRRHNPRFVGDALEHNLALVEAVREIAEGKGATPAQLALAWVLAQGPDVVPIPGTRRVNRLEENVGADSVELTGDDLARIERAFPKDAAQGERYPDMSTIDA; translated from the coding sequence ATGAGCAACCACTCCCTGACCACCCGCACGCTCGGCGACGCGGCGCACGGCAGCGACCTGACCGTGTCGGCGCTCGGCCTCGGCTGCATGGGCATGTCCGAGTTCTACGGCACGACCGACGAGCCCGAGGCGGTGCGCACCCTCGAGCGAGCGGTCGACCTCGGCGTCACGTTCTTCGACACGGCCGACATGTACGGCCCGTTCACGAACGAGCAGCTGGTCGGTCGGGTCCTGGCACCGCACCGCGACCGGGTCGTGCTGGCCACCAAGTTCGGCAACGTGCGCGACGCGGAGGACCCCACCAAGCGCTGGGTGGACGGCTCACCGGACTACGTCCGCCAGGCGTGCGACGCCAGCCTGCAACGGCTCGGTGTGGACCACGTCGACCTCTACTACCAGCACCGGGTCGACAAGAGCACTCCCATCGAGGAGACCGTCGGCGCGATGGCCGAGCTCGTCCAGGCGGGCAAGGTGCGCCGGCTGGGGCTGTCCGAGGCCTCGGCCGAGACCATCCGGCGCGCGCACGCCGTGCACCCGATCACCGCCCTGCAGACCGAGTACTCACTGTGGACCAGGCACGTCGAGTCGCAGATCCTGCCGACCCTGCGCGAGCTCGGCATCGGCCTGGTCCCTTACTCCCCGTTGGGTCGTGGCTTCCTGACCGGGGCGATCACGTCGGCGGACCAGCTGGACGCGAGCGACTTCCGGCGGCACAACCCCCGCTTCGTCGGCGACGCGCTGGAGCACAACCTGGCGCTCGTCGAGGCGGTCCGCGAGATCGCCGAGGGCAAGGGCGCGACGCCGGCCCAGCTCGCCCTGGCGTGGGTGCTCGCGCAGGGCCCGGACGTCGTCCCGATCCCGGGCACCCGGCGGGTGAACCGCCTCGAGGAGAACGTCGGGGCCGACTCCGTGGAGCTGACCGGTGACGACCTGGCGCGCATCGAGCGGGCGTTCCCGAAGGATGCCGCGCAGGGCGAGCGCTACCCGGACATGTCCACCATCGACGCCTGA
- a CDS encoding Clp protease N-terminal domain-containing protein, protein MTSSVPLTGQIRLDDLIEAITKVHSDALDQLTDAVLAADHLGEVADHLIGHFVDQARRSGASWTDIGRSMGVTKQAAQKRFVPKESGEPDLDPSQGFTRFTDRARNVVAAAQNEARGAGNDRVGAAHLTLGLLAEPEGLGVLAVVAQGVSTEQVREAVRVVLPAAVDDVPVLIPYDVTAKKALELTFREALRLGHNYVGTEHVLLALLENEDGDGPLSTLGIDKAAAEENVIATLATLSWSRDADEAAGGSGA, encoded by the coding sequence ATGACGAGCTCCGTGCCGCTGACCGGCCAGATCCGCCTCGACGACCTGATCGAGGCCATCACCAAGGTCCACTCCGACGCCCTCGACCAGCTGACCGACGCCGTGCTGGCCGCCGACCACCTCGGCGAGGTCGCCGACCACCTCATCGGCCACTTCGTGGACCAGGCCCGCCGCTCCGGTGCGTCGTGGACCGACATCGGTCGCAGCATGGGCGTCACCAAGCAGGCGGCGCAGAAGCGCTTCGTGCCCAAGGAGTCCGGCGAACCTGACCTCGACCCCAGCCAGGGGTTCACCCGGTTCACCGACCGGGCGCGCAACGTGGTGGCGGCAGCCCAGAACGAGGCGCGGGGGGCGGGCAACGACCGGGTCGGCGCGGCGCACCTCACCCTGGGCCTGCTGGCCGAGCCGGAGGGCCTCGGCGTCCTGGCCGTGGTCGCCCAGGGCGTCTCGACGGAGCAGGTACGCGAGGCCGTGCGGGTCGTCCTGCCCGCGGCCGTCGACGACGTCCCGGTGCTCATTCCCTACGACGTGACCGCGAAGAAGGCCCTCGAGCTGACGTTCCGGGAGGCGCTGCGGCTCGGGCACAACTACGTCGGAACCGAGCACGTCCTGCTGGCCCTGCTGGAGAACGAGGACGGCGACGGCCCGCTCAGCACGCTCGGCATCGACAAGGCCGCCGCCGAGGAGAACGTGATCGCGACCCTCGCCACCCTCTCGTGGTCGAGGGACGCGGACGAGGCCGCCGGGGGCAGCGGGGCCTAG
- a CDS encoding YtxH domain-containing protein codes for MKGKLLLATGVAVGYVLGSRSGRRSYEELKGQAKDFWDSPTVQEQVEQAKAFAREQAPVVQEQLTAAAKRAVDRATSS; via the coding sequence ATGAAGGGCAAGCTGTTGCTGGCGACGGGGGTCGCCGTCGGGTACGTGCTGGGGTCCCGGTCCGGCCGCCGGAGCTACGAGGAGCTCAAGGGCCAGGCCAAGGACTTCTGGGACAGCCCCACCGTGCAGGAGCAGGTCGAGCAGGCCAAGGCCTTCGCCCGCGAGCAGGCGCCGGTGGTGCAGGAGCAGCTGACCGCGGCGGCCAAGCGGGCCGTGGACCGGGCGACCTCCTCCTAG